The DNA segment TTCCAGAAATTCACAGTATCCCTCCTATGTATAAATATGCGATTGGTGTTCACAATAATGTCAGGAGGTAAGAAAAAATGAAAAAAGAAAAAACAAGCAAAAAGACACGTTTCGTTGCAGCTCGTCGTAACAGTGATGGTACATTGAGCGAGTTCAAGGATGACAACGGAAAGACGTACGATTACGAACAGGCTTTAGAGGCTGTTGAACAGGGTATGATCGAAAACGCACTTCCATTCACAGGACGTGATGGCGCTCGTCATATCCGCGGAATCAACGACGGAGACGAATCTACAAACCTGCGTAACCTGAAAGAGTTCTAAGAAGCGAAAAAAAGAAAGAACATGTGTGCCAATTACGGCAAATGCACATGTTCTTTTTTATTGCTTGATTGCATAGTAAACACAAGGATGTACACTTCCCCGATATTCCACATCGACTGTGCGCGATATTCGCTTCATACCGCATGCTTCCATAACCCGGCAGCTTGCAATATTTTCCTGAAAGGCTCCCCCGCATACCGTATGATAGCCCTTCGCAAACAAATCCGCAATGACTGCACGTAAAGCCTCACTCGCATATCCGCAAGAATGATAATCGGGATGTATAACATACCCAAGCTCAATGGTATCTTCTACGATTTCCACGGTATTTACAAAGCCAATCAGCTTGTGTTCCAGATAAATACCACGCTCATAGCGGCTGTCATCCTGTGACCATTCCATAAATTTATCAAACAGCCGTGCCACCTCATCAGGAGAGGTGAAATCCGGCAGCATGAAGGTTTCCTTTATTTTTTCATTGCATAACAGCTGTTCCATAGCATCCTGATCCGCTTCTGTAAAGGGCTGCAGAATCAGCCGCCTTGTTTTTATCATCACACGTTTCTCACTCATTTTCTTCCATCTCCTCCACCTGCATTTGCAATGCCAGACAATAGCCCTGAAGCTGTTTCACAAAATAGAATATAAGAAATACCAGAAGCAATATGCCCACTGCACAAAGGATTCCTCCGATCAGACGGATATAGACCACCGCCTGTAAAAGAGAGGTACTGGAAAGCCCCCGCCAGGTACAGTAGAATATACCGCATGCGCCAAGCAGTATGGCAAGCAAAAGTACCGTCGTGCTGCGTTTTTTCTCCACTGCGGGAAAAACAAGTAAAACGAGCAGAAAGGTAATTACCTCAAAGGGACGCAGCTCCTTTAACAGGATACCGGCTGCCTTTGAAAAGGAAAAGGTGGCTGTGGATATGGTATCCAGAATTATGCGGGATACATAGGTTGAGGAAATCAGCGGTTCCTTTAACAATGCGAATACCGATGGATAATCCGTTAGCTGCAATAAACGCGCCCCCAGAAACAGATATGGCAGCAAAAGCAGAATAAGCGCTGTAAGGGTAAGCAAATAAAGAAGATGGCGGCGCTTCGCTCTGGTATCGACAAAGCGGTCCAGCAGTTCTATCATTGTGTCAGCCAGTCCTCTCCCTTGATGACCTCAACATTGGATAAGCCGGGATAGTCAAGCTGCCGCAGCGCCTCATACAAAATGATAGCCGCGCAGTTGCTGAGATTTAAAGAGCGGGCATTGGCAACCATTGGCAGACGCATGCAGCGATCCAGCTGTCTGGACAGCAGCTCTTTGGGTATTCCGGTACTTTCTTTACCGAGAATAAAATAAATATCGCCTTTACACGCAGTAAAATCAAACTGCGATGGTGCCTTTTTTCCATAACGGGTCATATAGTAATAATTGTCACTGGGATGTTGGGATGTGAAATCCTCCCAGTTTTCATAAACGGTATAATCCAGCTCCTTCACATAATCCATACCGGCTCTTTTCAAATGCTGTTCATCCAGTGAAAAGCCTAGTGGTTTGATTAAATGCAGACGGGTATTGGTCGCCATACAGGTACGCATCATGTTGCCGGTATTCTGCGGGATTTCCGGTTCATATAATACCAGATGCAGCATATCAATTCTCCATTTCCATAAAAGCTATCAGCTTTGCCAGGGCTCGGCCGCGGTGAGATACCTTGTTTTTTTGTTCCTCACTCACATTGGCAAGTGTGGTTTTATAGGGTGGGTAATAGAACATCGGATCATAGCCAAAGCCTCCCTCTCCCTCTATATGCTCTGCGACAAGACCCTCTACGACACCTGTAAACACATATTCCCTGCCATCCGCTGTCACATAGGCAATCGCACAGACGAATTGACAGCCTCGATCATTCACATCCTTACACTGGTCTATGATATATTGATTTTTTACTTCATAGGAGGTATCGCGTCCCATGAAGCGTGCCGAGTAGATACCGGGAGCACCATTCAGTGCATTGACCGCAAGTCCACTGTCATCCGCAATCACCTCAATGCCCAGACGCTCATGAATCACTCTTGCCTTAATCAGTGCGTTTTCTTCAAAGCTCGTACCTGTTTCCTCAATCTCAATAGCCTCCTCCAGATCGAGCAGGGTTTTTACTGTATATCCCAATGGCTTCAGCATTGCCGCAAATTCCTCCGCCTTGTGTGCATTGGCGGTTGCCAGCATTATTTGTTTCATATCGTCATCTCCTTGATTGTTGTCACTTCTTTATTGATAAACCACTGCTTAGGGTATTGCTGGTGACGATTGTACAGCACCAGCTGATATCCCTCTTCCCCATCATAGCCGATATCCACAACACCATAGCGAAACAGCGTATCCTGATTGGCAATTCCCTGTTTAAGTGCAAAAAATAGCAGCTTCTTTTTCTGTTCCAGAGATATCCGGGATTTTGTAAAGCGATGCGGCTTTTGACGGAAACCGCGATAATACTGTGTTAACAAAATCGCATCGACAAAGTGCTCATTTTGGTTTCGTAATAGTGGATAAAAGCAGCGAAACAGCTCATAGGGCTGATAGGGACGGGGCAGCTTTTCGTATTCCTGTCCAAGCTCCATGAATAAGGCAAAGGCACTGTCATACCAGTGCAGCTGTAATATCACCGTTATCACATAACGGCAGACAGCGCTGTTCCAGAATTTTTCTACAGCATGAGCACATGTATGAATCCGCTTCATTTCTTCCTTTGTCAGCCATGCGCTGGCAGTCACGTCATAGGGTGCCGTATCCTGAAAGATAAAATGATAGCTTTCCTTCTGCCTTCGAAGCTCTGTTCCCTTCAACAGCTTTAAGATGCCCAACTGCACCTCACTTGCCTGTAGTGAAAACAGGGTATCAAACGAGGTCTGAAAGGAAGCTATATCCTCATAAGGCAGGCCTGCAATCAAATCCACATGCATGATGCAGCCGCTTGCTTTCAGCCGTGCAATTACTTCCTTCAAGCGTTCATTATTTTGTATCCTTCCAACAGATTCCAGTGTTTTTGTATTGAAGGACTGCACACCGATTTCAAAACGGAAACGACTGGTATCCGCCTCCTCGCAAAAAAATCGCAACAGCTCCTCACTCAGCGTTTCCGCTACGATTTCAAATTGGAACGTCTGATGAAGGCAATGTTCATTCATATAGCGTGCAATTTTCAAGGCCCGCGCAGGATTGGAATTAAACGTGCGATCCAGCAGCTTGACCTGCTTTACATCGCTGTCCTTTAACTGCCTGAGAATGCCCATAATATAGTCCATGGAAAACATACGTACCTTACGGTCGGCGGAGGACAGACAGTAGGTACAGCCGTATGGACAGCCCCTGCTTGTTTCCAGATAGAAATACTGCCTTCCCATAGCTTGCTGATCCATTTCCATAAAATACGGATTGTCAAAGCCTTCCAGCCACGACAGATCGCACCTTTGATATTCCGTATTCGGAAACTGCTTTGTATATATTCCGGCAACCTCATGAGGCTGCCCCTCTTCCAGCATGGTGATGTATTCCCAGATGCTCTGTTCCCCTTCTCCGATACTGATGGCGTCCACGCCCTCATCCAGCAGACGATAGGATTCGTAGCTGACCTCCGGGCCGCCCACAACGATATGCAGCCGGGGATCGTGCTGCTTTAAAAGCTGGATAATTGTTTTGATCGGCTGGATATTCCATATATAGCAGCTAAAGCATACGACATCCACCTCCATAGACAGAATATCGCTTGCAATCTGTTCTTCCCGTTCCTTGATCGTGTATTCACGTATTGTGACACGCTCCCTGTGCGGACAGGTCGTGTATAACCAGCGCAGTGCCAGATTCTTATGTATGTATTTGGCATTGCATGTCGTCAGCAGAACTTTTTTCACTTCTTCACCTTCTCGCTATTTATTCTAACAAATTTTACGTAAATATGCTATGATTAAACAGGTGATATGAATGAAAGCAATGGATTTTCTGGATACTCTGTTTTTTGACCCGGACATTACCATAACCGATATGCATAAGGGTCTGACAAATCAGAACTTCCTTCTGAACATGAATCAGGAAACCTATGTGCTGCGGATTCCCCGCGCAGATAGTGAACATATTGTGAACCGTCATCATGAAACGATGGCACTGGAAGCGATACAGGCACACGATATTGATGTGGAAACAATTTACTACGATGAAGCAAGCGGATATAAGGTAACGCGCTATCTGGCGGATGCGAAAACCTACAGCGAATGTGAAGACCCGCTCAAAATTGAAAAAACCGCAGCTTTAATGAAACGATTTCACCAGTTGAACAAACAGGTGGATGCGGATTTTGAGCCAGTCCGTCTACTGCAGCAATATCAAAGCCGTGTCCGGCAGCCGCTCTATGACCTTCAGCCATATGAGGATGTGGTGCAGGCGGTATCCCAACTGCACAATCCCAAAATCCTCTGTCACAATGACTGGGTGGATGGGAATATCCTGTTCACAAAGGATAAAACCTATCTGATCGATTATGAGTATGCCGCAAACAATGACCCGCTGTTTGATGTCATGTCTTTTCTGAGTGAAAACCAGATCGAAGACCCTGCTTTACGGGAACGCTTCTATGCGGTATATTTTGATAAACTGGATGACACTCTGCGCCATCAGCTGGATATCTGGGAAAGCTTT comes from the Erysipelotrichaceae bacterium 66202529 genome and includes:
- a CDS encoding DUF3892 domain-containing protein, with protein sequence MKKEKTSKKTRFVAARRNSDGTLSEFKDDNGKTYDYEQALEAVEQGMIENALPFTGRDGARHIRGINDGDESTNLRNLKEF
- a CDS encoding GNAT family N-acetyltransferase gives rise to the protein MIKTRRLILQPFTEADQDAMEQLLCNEKIKETFMLPDFTSPDEVARLFDKFMEWSQDDSRYERGIYLEHKLIGFVNTVEIVEDTIELGYVIHPDYHSCGYASEALRAVIADLFAKGYHTVCGGAFQENIASCRVMEACGMKRISRTVDVEYRGSVHPCVYYAIKQ
- a CDS encoding tRNA (cytidine(34)-2'-O)-methyltransferase, with the translated sequence MLHLVLYEPEIPQNTGNMMRTCMATNTRLHLIKPLGFSLDEQHLKRAGMDYVKELDYTVYENWEDFTSQHPSDNYYYMTRYGKKAPSQFDFTACKGDIYFILGKESTGIPKELLSRQLDRCMRLPMVANARSLNLSNCAAIILYEALRQLDYPGLSNVEVIKGEDWLTQ
- the rdgB gene encoding RdgB/HAM1 family non-canonical purine NTP pyrophosphatase, whose translation is MKQIMLATANAHKAEEFAAMLKPLGYTVKTLLDLEEAIEIEETGTSFEENALIKARVIHERLGIEVIADDSGLAVNALNGAPGIYSARFMGRDTSYEVKNQYIIDQCKDVNDRGCQFVCAIAYVTADGREYVFTGVVEGLVAEHIEGEGGFGYDPMFYYPPYKTTLANVSEEQKNKVSHRGRALAKLIAFMEMEN
- a CDS encoding DUF4080 domain-containing protein; this encodes MKKVLLTTCNAKYIHKNLALRWLYTTCPHRERVTIREYTIKEREEQIASDILSMEVDVVCFSCYIWNIQPIKTIIQLLKQHDPRLHIVVGGPEVSYESYRLLDEGVDAISIGEGEQSIWEYITMLEEGQPHEVAGIYTKQFPNTEYQRCDLSWLEGFDNPYFMEMDQQAMGRQYFYLETSRGCPYGCTYCLSSADRKVRMFSMDYIMGILRQLKDSDVKQVKLLDRTFNSNPARALKIARYMNEHCLHQTFQFEIVAETLSEELLRFFCEEADTSRFRFEIGVQSFNTKTLESVGRIQNNERLKEVIARLKASGCIMHVDLIAGLPYEDIASFQTSFDTLFSLQASEVQLGILKLLKGTELRRQKESYHFIFQDTAPYDVTASAWLTKEEMKRIHTCAHAVEKFWNSAVCRYVITVILQLHWYDSAFALFMELGQEYEKLPRPYQPYELFRCFYPLLRNQNEHFVDAILLTQYYRGFRQKPHRFTKSRISLEQKKKLLFFALKQGIANQDTLFRYGVVDIGYDGEEGYQLVLYNRHQQYPKQWFINKEVTTIKEMTI
- a CDS encoding phosphotransferase; the encoded protein is MKAMDFLDTLFFDPDITITDMHKGLTNQNFLLNMNQETYVLRIPRADSEHIVNRHHETMALEAIQAHDIDVETIYYDEASGYKVTRYLADAKTYSECEDPLKIEKTAALMKRFHQLNKQVDADFEPVRLLQQYQSRVRQPLYDLQPYEDVVQAVSQLHNPKILCHNDWVDGNILFTKDKTYLIDYEYAANNDPLFDVMSFLSENQIEDPALRERFYAVYFDKLDDTLRHQLDIWESFQNLLWCNWAMMMWESRGEEIYRSIAKDKYEALKRKHTILSV